In Phacochoerus africanus isolate WHEZ1 chromosome 2, ROS_Pafr_v1, whole genome shotgun sequence, one DNA window encodes the following:
- the CD164 gene encoding sialomucin core protein 24, whose amino-acid sequence MLGLSRHLLWAVGCLAALCVLTAAENNSTILPLNASTPSLSPPTTQTTSAPPKTLPTPAPEICENRNSCVSCFDANNTCFWIECKGKSYCSDNSTVSDCQVVNGTDFCSGPTVTPLPTNSTAKTTTLPSPSSASTTATTSGTTNTTLAPTTQPMRKSTFDAASFIGGIVLVLGVQAVIFFLYKFCKSKERNYHTL is encoded by the exons ATGTTGGGGCTCTCCCGCCACCTTCTTTGGGCCGTCGGCTGCCTGGCCGCGCTCTGCGTGCTGACAGCGGCGGAGAACAACAGCACCATCCTGCCTCTGAATGCGAGTACACCCTCGCTTTCACCGCCTACCACCCAGACAACCTCCGCGCCGCCGAAGACGCTCCCCACTCCAGCACCAG AAATCTGTGAAAATCGCAACAGCTGTGTTTCTTGTTTTGATGCTAATAATAcctgcttttggatagaatgtaaAG GTAAAAGCTACTGTTCAGATAATTCAACAGTTAGTGATTGCCAAGTGGTGAACGGCACAGACTTCTGTTCTG ggcCCACTGTCACACCGTTGCCAACCAATTCTACAG CTAAAACCACAACTCTGCCTTCCCCTTCTTCGGCTTCCACCACAGCTACTACATCAG GTACAACTAATACCACCTTAGCTCCAACTACTCAACCTATGCGGAAGTCTACCTTTGACGCAGCCAGTTTCATTGGAGGAATTGTCCTTGTCTTGGGTGTGCaggctgtaattttctttctctataaattCTGCAAATCTAAAGAACGAAACTACCACACTCTGTAA